The following are encoded in a window of Chionomys nivalis chromosome X, mChiNiv1.1, whole genome shotgun sequence genomic DNA:
- the LOC130868419 gene encoding melanoma-associated antigen B17-like, which produces MPRGNKSKSRSRAKRQQTRGERQNLQGAQPAEEEEATPPTLGQRDAPSSPDVSTPQESQEALSHGSQELDVSQSVSNVGGAEGSVAGFDARRPNVCIIAEAIQSARRDPIARKASKVLHYFLEKYQKDEQPKEEEMLKLISRKYKVHFPSILQKATYQLEVVYGLELKVDPHNSQSYVLVSKLPIPRRASQDGRKELPKTGLTLTLLGMIMMKGGRATEEEVWEFLQMQGLYPGRRHLIFGEPRKFITIELVEQNYVEYRRVLGSDPPRYEFLWGPRARNEATRTKVLDVLNKIRNVMPGFYPQQYEEALSNHAERAARRGEASHYHHARIPSHTQASSSSHT; this is translated from the coding sequence ATGCCTAGGGGCAACAAGAGCAAGAGCCGCTCCAGAGCCAAAAGGCAGCAGACTcggggagagaggcagaatctCCAGGGTGCTCAGCCGGCTGAAGAGGAGGAAGCAACACCCCCTACTCTTGGCCAGAGAGATGCCCCCAGCTCCCCTGATGTCAGTACTCCTCAAGAGTCCCAGGAGGCCCTGTCCCATGGCTCTCAGGAGTTAGATGTGTCCCAATCAGTTTCCAATGTTGGTGGTGCTGAGGGTTCTGTTGCAGGTTTTGATGCCAGGCGTCCAAATGTCTGCATTATAGCAGAAGCCATCCAGTCTGCACGCAGAGATCCTATTGCCAGGAAGGCCAGCAAGGTACTTCATTACTTCCTGGAGAAGTACCAGAAGGATGAGCAACCTAAGGAGGAAGAGATGCTGAAGCTGATCAGCAGGAAGTACAAGGTGCATTTCCCCTCCATCCTGCAGAAAGCCACCTATCAGCTGGAGGTGGTCTATGGTCTGGAGTTGAAGGTTGACCCACATAACTCTCAGTCCTATGTTCTTGTTAGCAAGTTACCCATCCCGCGTAGGGCAAGTCAGGATGGCAGGAAAGAGTTACCAAAGACAGGTCTCACACTGACCCTCCTGGGTATGATTATGATGAAAGGCGGCCGTGCCACAGAGGAAGAGGTCTGGGAATTCCTCCAAATGCAGGGGCTGTATCCTGGGAGGAGGCACTTAATCTTTGGGGAGCCCCGTAAGTTCATCACCATAGAACTAGTTGAGCAAAATTATGTGGAGTACCGCCGGGTGCTTGGTAGTGATCCCCCACGCTATGAGTTCCTGTGGGGTCCCAGGGCCCGCAATGAAGCCACCAGGACAAAAGTCCTGGATGTTTTAAATAAGATAAGAAATGTCATGCCTGGTTTCTACCCTCAACAGTATGAGGAGGCTCTGAGTAACCATGCTGAGAGAGCAGCGAGGAGAGGTGAGGCTTCTCATTACCATCATGCCAGAATTCCCTCCCATACCCAAGCTAGCAGTTCCTCCCACACTTAG